A window from Drosophila nasuta strain 15112-1781.00 chromosome 3, ASM2355853v1, whole genome shotgun sequence encodes these proteins:
- the LOC132792760 gene encoding uncharacterized protein LOC132792760 produces MDKLTTDENTTVSKIKVLAIGDPDEDLPKEPETSKYLYQQNLQADFRKHLGYLLLGTRSPIEVVEDWSAVRSFKAKSVKEDKKPRQYSFYFTKPGKWVPGTLISGPVLHGAAALEEVKKSLSEENWDIG; encoded by the exons ATGGACAAACTAACAACAGAtgaaaatacaa CtgtttcaaaaataaaagtgttgGCTATCGGAGATCCCGATGAAGACCTGCCCAAGGAACCAGAAACATCCAAATACTTGTATCAACAAAATCTCCAAGCTGATTTTAGGAAACACTTGGGTTATCTCTTGCTGGGTACTCGCAGTCCCATCGAAGTAGTCGAAGATTGGAGTGCTGTGCGAAGTTTCAAAGCGAAGAGCGTCAAGGAGGATAAAAAGCCAAGACAATATTCCTTTTACTTTACAAAGCCAGGAAAGTGGGTGCCGGGGACCTTAATAAGTGGGCCTGTGTTGCATGGTGCTGCAGCTCTGGAGGAAGTTAAAAAGAGTTTAAGTGAGGAGAATTGGGATATCGGATAA
- the LOC132792757 gene encoding uncharacterized protein LOC132792757, which yields MPTYRKLLSFTSYGNTQLCQTNKNQTDNIMESVNTEHDKDSSAAMSAVTSKTKVLAIGDSEESSTDNKRISKYDRYNFREDFKSHLGYLLVGTRNPIDVIDDWDIVWRFGASVQDKGNHVRRYRFHCVKGNSWLPGTLINGPALCGREVMDVVRKQLKEENWVSDNAIETPFKTPHSKEYYNCDQYIQHVVSVALNSQISKLFLYLLHLHREYVKNKKQ from the exons ATGCCGACCTATCGAAAGCTTTTGTCATTCACAAGCTACGGCAACACTCAGCTGTGtcagacaaacaaaaatcaaacagACAATATTATGGAAAGCGTTAATACAGAACACGATAAAG ATTCATCTGCTGCAATGTCAGCAGTGACGTCGAAGACTAAAGTCTTGGCTATTGGAGATTCAGAGGAAAGTTCAACCGACAATAAGCGTATATCAAAGTACGATCGATACAATTTCCGGGAAGACTTTAAATCCCATTTAGGTTATCTACTAGTAGGAACTCGTAACCCTATTGATGTTATCGATGATTGGGATATTGTTTGGCGGTTTGGAGCTTCGGTGCAAGATAAAGGCAATCATGTGAGACGCTACAGATTTCATTGTGTTAAAGGAAATTCCTGGCTACCTGGAACTTTAATAAATGGACCCGCTCTTTGTGGAAGGGAAGTTATGGATGTAGTTAGAAAACAACTGAAGGAAGAGAATTGGGTATCGGATAATGCGATAGAGACGCCTTTCAAAACACCTCATAGCAAAGAATATTACAACTGTGATCAATACATTCAGCATGTAGTGTCCGTTGCACTGAATTCACAAATTAGTAAACTATTTCTATACTTGTTGCACTTACACAGGGAATATGtgaaaaataagaaacaataa
- the LOC132792759 gene encoding uncharacterized protein LOC132792759, with translation MENSAMDASERLTSKNNILAIGGHFPKNTNRKREITKCEFKSEFTKRLSQLVMGDPNVSAEKKFVMENLLMNIIKVDNLTTHYVFSINKTTDACISFGRTIDAKSVLRATKNKLSNEKWISENVMERTCQKKDVKHFKQEFLKQRKP, from the exons atggaaaattcgGCAATGGATGCAAGCGAACGTTTAACAtctaaaaacaatattttggcTATTGGCGGTCATTTCCCGAAAAACACCAATAGGAAAagagaaataacaaaatgtgaaTTCAAATCGGAGTTCACAAAAAGATTATCTCAACTTGTCATGGGTGATCCGAATGTGAGCGCTGAGAAAAAGTTCGTTATGGAAAATCTTCTGatgaatattattaaagtaGACAATTTGACCACGCATTATGTGTTCAGCATTAATAAGACAACCGATGCCTGCATTTCATTTGGCCGCACAATTGATGCCAAGTCCGTTCTTCGTGCTACAAAGAATAAACTCAGCAATGAGAAATGGATTTCAGAGAATGTGATGGAAAGAACCTGTCAAAAGAAAGATGTTAAGCACTTTAAG CAAGAATTTCTGAAGCAGAGGAAGCCTTAA